One window from the genome of Cryptomeria japonica chromosome 6, Sugi_1.0, whole genome shotgun sequence encodes:
- the LOC131051225 gene encoding acidic leucine-rich nuclear phosphoprotein 32-related protein — translation MDEVWERAVEAALDGQEDSSAARSLTLDGAVKCIHGRLPPPSLLEKFQQLRQLSIASVGVSSLADFPRLKHLEKLILSDNRIAGGLEFLVQAGLESLRDLDLSNNKIQFIEDLEPLAQLKLVSLDLYECPVTRAADYRARVFGLIKTLKYLDKTDAEENERPESDEEEEDEEDDDDGGSGEVEGEGLKAGVGPPEEEEDDDSEESDEDEEETVRFALNNNNLTHARTNGISFGGSGIDSRGNDEDDEEDTSSEEEDVEDEEEDAARFRQSAMVAKAANFGAQVHEVSSSDDDDVEDEDEEEDVENVQEVQDVEESDDDDDEDDEDEDEDVEEVDLDEDEDDDSKRFSSGQVVTGNEVEVHEIDEEDENGELGEEDDDAEEEVEYEEEEVDEEEEDYGTEYLIQPVKLAEDEEEASDFEPGLENGEDEDDDEDDDLEEDDEQEQKQATTSKRKRDESDETDDSDDDERPNKR, via the exons ATGGATGAAGTGTGGGAAAGGGCAGTCGAGGCAGCTTTGGACGGACAGGAAGATTCATCTGCAGCTCGCAGCTTAACTTTGGATGGAGCAGTTAAGTGTATCCATGGACGACTTCCGCCCCCTTCTCTGCTTGAAAAATTTCAGCAATTGAGGCAACTATCTATCGCAAGCGTCGGTGTTTCTTCGCTTGCCGATTTTCCCCGCCTGAAGCATCTGGAGAAGCTTATTTTAAGCGACAATCGCATAGCCGGGGGATTGGAGTTTCTGGTGCAGGCAGGCCTCGAGTCGCTTCGAGACCTTGACCTATCAAACAATAAAATTCAGTTTATTGAAGACCTTGAGCCTTTGGCGCAGTTAAAGCTTGTTTCGCTGGACCTTTATGAGTGTCCTGTAACCAGAGCCGCGGATTATAGAGCTAGGGTTTTTGGATTGATTAAGACTTTGAAGTATTTGGACAAGACCGATGCTGAGGAAAATGAGCGGCCTGAAtctgatgaggaagaggaggacgaAGAGGATGATGACGATGGAGGTAGCGGAGAGGTGGAAGGGGAGGGGCTTAAGGCGGGCGTAGGGCCGCCAGAGGAGGAAGAGGACGATGACAGTGAAGAGAGCGACGAGGACGAAGAAGAAACTGTCAGATTCGCTTTAAATAATAACAATCTTACTCATGCGAGGACTAATGGGATTAGTTTCGGAGGTTCCGGGATCGATTCTCGCGGAAATGACGAAGATGATGAAGAGGACACATCGTCTGAAGAGGAGGATGTCGAGGATGAAGAGGAGGATGCCGCTCGGTTTCGACAGTCGGCTATGGTTGCCAAGGCGGCGAATTTTGGGGCCCAAGTCCATGAAGTGAGCTCTTCTGACGATGATGATGTcgaagatgaggatgaggaggaagatGTGGAGAATGTGCAGGAAGTGCAGGATGTGGAAGAgagtgatgatgacgatgatgaggatgacgaagatgaggatgaggatgtggAGGAAGTGGACCTCGACGAAGACGAGGACGACGACAGTAAGCGTTTTAGCAGCGGACAGGTCGTGACAGGGAATGAAGTAGAGGTTCATGAAATTGACGAGGAGGATGAAAATGGGGAATTGGGTGAGGAAGATGATGATGCGGAGGAAGAGGTTGAGTACGAGGAAGAGGAGGTTGATGAAGAG GAAGAGGATTATGGTACAGAGTATCTTATTCAGCCAGTGAAACTagcagaggatgaagaagaagcCAGTGACTTTGAACCAGGCCTTGAAAATggggaagatgaagatgatgatgaggatgatgatttggaagaagatgatgaacagGAGCAGAAACAAGCAACAacatcaaagagaaagagagatgaaTCTGATGAAAcagatgatagtgatgatgatgagagaCCAAACAAGCGTTAG